GGAGTTGGGGCTGCAGATTGGCAGTTGTCACCCTGGACTtggggtgtgagtgtgggtgagcTGGCGTTCTATTATCTCAGTTGCTTCATCTGTTCAATGGGAAGAGAGGTACACAGAGGGCCCATTTGCTAGTGAGGTCATCTGGCTCAGACAGCCCTGCAGACATGCCTGAGTCTATACTGAAGCCTCCCAGCCCTTCCCAGGAGCCACTGGAACAGAATTCAAGCAAACTCAGGACCCTGCAGTTCCCTGGGACATGAAGGAAGCAGGAAATGTGAATGCAGAGCCCATCAGAAAGCAATTCTTAGTTTGCGCCCAAAAGGGCACCCGGGAGTGTGGACCCTGCGGGGCATTTAGCATCAGCTGTCAGGAAGGACAGGTGCCTGCTGCCGCTCTCAACGATTCTCTGGTGGGCTCCTCCGAACAGCCAAGTGGACCCACCTAACTTTGGTTTTGACTTAACCTGTCCCTGCTTCCATTTCTCCAGGGGCCGTGGTCTTCTCTCTCTAATGTTGTCTGAAGCCTTGCTACTCAAAGCACGGCCCCTGCATgacagcatcaacatcacctgggagcttattagaaatgccaAACCTCAGACCCCTCCCCAGACCTACTAAGTCAGAATCTGCACTGGAATAAGATCCCCAGGAGACTCATGTGCCCATTAGAGTTTGAGAAACCCTGGTCTTAAGATACTTTCAATCCTAGGAAATTCTGTGCTTCTGCATGGATCACTTTGCTCCCCAATGGCACCACCATATTTTCAAAGGCCCTCACACGTGTGCACTTTTGGGCACACGGACAGGTACCTGCACACACACCCTCTTACCCAGTGCTTAAAGCTGCCCCAGGCACTGAGGATGCCTCGGGGGCCTCCTTCCAGGTAGCCCAGAGACAGTAGCTGTCTGAGTTCAAACCTCGGTTTGGGGCCCGATTCTTTTTCTCAGTTCAGCACTGGAGGTTCTCGGCACCCAGCCATCTGGATTGACACTGGAATTCACTCCCGGGAGTGGATCACCCATGCCACCGGCATCTGGACTGCCAATAAGGTCAGCATGGACCTGTAGCCAAGGTGCACCCATGATGGGAGCTGCAACTGGGGGCAGGGACTTACTAGTTAAGGGCACCTTCAGTTGAACAATTACACTCAGGGTGCTGTCTCCAACCTGCCCTTTGGAGCAGCCACCGTGCACTCTTACCTTTTGCAGCATGGAGCCCACATTGATCCCCTGCCTTCTAGTTGTTTAAAATCCAAGCCTTTGGTTCTGCATAAAAGATATACCTCAGGGGTTTCATGCCACCCCTTCCTGCAGCCACTGGCTGTGAAAATGTCCTGTGCCACCTCCAAGGAGACCCAGTAGGGcctcccatccctcctcactCTTTCTTGCAGATTGTCAGTGATTATGGCAAAGACCGTGTCCTGACGGACATACTGAATGCCATGGACATCTTCATAGAGCTCGTCACAAACCCTGATGGGTTTGCTTTTACCCACAGCATGGTGAGGGCACCtgggaaggatggaaggaggggGTCAGCTCTAGGGGGATGGAGAAAAGGTCACTGTGCTTTGGGAACCAGCCCCTTCAGAGCCTCTTTGCAGAAGCCCTCACTAAGGGCAGGAGGGCTGCTCAGGTACTGCACCTGCAGCCTCTTGCCCTCTGACCTCTTTCTTGCTGCCCAGAGAAGGCCACTATTGGCAGCCTGTGCCCAGGCCTCTCCCCAGACCCTGACTTCAACTGCACAGTATCTGAGCTGCATCCTTGGCCCAGCCCCATGCCAGCCCCATCCTGTCCTGGCAATTCCTTCCCTTTGCTCCTCCCTGCCCCACCAGGGTCCCCTACCCCCATAGGCCAGGATATCAGAGGCTCCCATCCCTGGGAATGAGCCCAGCGAATGAGGTCACCTGACCTGGGCTTTCCCAGAACCGCTTATGGAGGAAGAACAAGTCCATCAGACCTGGAATCTTCTGCATTGGCGTGGATCTCAATAGGAATTGGAAGTCAGGCTTTGGAGGTATGGCAACCTGCTGTCCTGGGGCAGGGTTGGAGAAGAGGTGTTGGCCCATGGCAGGTTCTCCCACTCAGTCAGATTACGTTGACTCAACTTGGGAGGCACAGGACAATGTAGTCAGCTAATATGCATGAGTCACGGCCAGGGACAGGCAAGCACATACCTCAGACTGGCTGTGGGTATGGgagaggttgtgtgtgtgtgtgttgaatgtacACATGTGTCAAACCTTCATGGGAAACATTTAGGGGAGCCCCCAGCTCCTGAAATGAGGACTAACTGCATGAGTCAAATCCTAAATATAACAGAGAAAGGCTTAAAGGAGGTACAAAGTAGCCTTGCTTGTTGTTCAAAATCCAGAGTTTATGGTGCTCCTAAAATATCCCTAGCCCTGCCCTGAAGGGAGCACAACACGAAGAAATGCCTCTGAACTCTTTCCCCGAGAGCTAGGACCTGAAATCTGCCCTTTGGGGAGGCCAGGGCAATAGTTTCAAGTGTCCAATAGAATGaaccacttttttttcttgttttcttttttttgagacaaggtctcattctgtcacccaggctggagtgcagtggtgtgatcatggctcactgcagctttgacctcctgggctcaggtgatcctcccacctcagcctcccaagtagccgggaccacagttgcacaccaccacacccagctaatttttgtttttgttttgagactgagtcttgctccgttgcccaggctggagtgcagtggcgtgatctcggctcactgcaatgtctgcctcctgggttcaaatgattctcctatctcagcctcctgagtagctgggattgcaggcgtccaccaccacgctgggctaatttttgtatatttagtagagatggaatttccccatattggtcaggctggtctcaaactcctgacttcaggtgatccactcacctcggcctcccaaagtgctggaattacaggcatgagccacggcacccagccgatttttgtatttttaaaaaattttgtagagacgtTCTTTCACCATGTTCCCtcagctgatcttgaactcttgggctcaagtcaatcagccgcctcggccacccaaagtgctgagattacaggcataaaccaccacacctggcctcgaGCCAATTCTTTATCATCAAGGCTGGCTTgagcctgatttttatttttgacccATTACTTTATGAACCTGGTGCATACCTGCAGAGCTGTCTGATTCCAGTGAGGGGGAGGGGGCAGCTTTCTCCCGAGTTCCTTGGTGTTCTTCCCTAATTATCTCCCTTACCATGCGAGGGGCACAGAGATTGGGAAATTGAGGCATCCAGAAAGCTCAGAGACAGTTCCATGGACCCTGGAAATACAGCAATTTGATGGGCAGGACAATTAGATGGGTCCAGTCATGACAGAGATTCCAGAACAGACACAGCCCTCGGCCCCCAGACATGGCATCTGCACTTCACCGGGGGCTCAGGGTTTGGCTCCACAGGGGACGGTGTCATTGCTGTTGATAATCAGACCTATAGGCTGGTGTTTCAACCAAGGAGATAGAACATTTTAGATCTGGATGCCCATTGCTTTTAAAATCTGGCTTCTTGGGGTCTGTTCTCACTGAAAAATAAGGATGGCCCCAAAGCACTGAGAGTGAGGTCCCTGGCCCTAGCGTGGGGGTTGTAACTGCTTGTGTAAGGGAACAAGACCATGCAAAATTAGGCATTTCCACCTCCAAATGAACAGACGCTTGCCTCAGGGGGGGCATCCACGTGGCCCCTCAGCACTGACTGGAGTGAGTACCCATGGATCCCAAGATAGGCTGGCTAGTAGAAAGATAAATtatctcttaaagaaaataacttctgTGGGTCTcaccacaggaaaaaaatatcCGTATACACACAATGTACAAAACAATTATGGAAAAAAGCCCAGAGGGGGCAAAAAGCTCCCATAATCCCACCACTCAAAGATCACTGCTTTTAATAATTTACCATGTCCTTCCAGAGATTTCTCCTTGCTACAAATTACATttttagagaaggaaaaataaatagctaATGAATCCATTAGCAGGTACTTGTGAAACAGGCGGACTCAGAGGACCTTGACTGTGAACGTCAGAGATGCAGGCAGCCAATTCCCATTTGGCCAGGGGAAGATTAGTTTATTCTGCTTAGCTCAAACCAGAACTAATGGCCTAAAGTGTTTCTCCATATTTGGGCAAAGCCACCTGGTCGTTGGCAAGGGAACCGCTTTCTGTGCGTGGGCCGCAAAGGCAGACAAAGCCTTCAACCTCCCCCGCTCTGCGCATCTGTTGCTGTTTGTCATTCATCAAGTGGAGCAGGTGCAGGAGCTCCCGGCAGACATAACAAACAAGGCCACTGTTAGATGGGCTGATTCCAGCCTGGGGGCTGCCTTTCACCCCCTAGCTCTGCCGGCACATCCCCTTCTAACCAGCGTCCCCATCCCAGGTGAGGACCACCAAACTGAGAGGGGGCTCGCTCCCTGGGCCTCCCTGGGGCCAGCAAGAGTGTGTGTCTGGGTTGGTGACTCAGGCTGGATGATTTTGTTTATGGTTTTGTTATTGCCTTAATTGAATGGCTGTGTAATGAGTAACCTGTAGACCATCCTTCCCACccgtgcctggcctcctgtgCATTCTTGGGGAGGACCTGTGTGCTACATTCCTAGAGCATCATCTGAAGTGGTCCATgggccagcccccagccccaggagTCAAGAGGAATGCTGTGGCCTCCTCAGGAGACTTCAGAAGTTGAGGCGATCCCTGATCTCTGGATGGTGCCAACATtccagggaagaggagagagaggagaaactgGGATGACTCCTTCTAAGTGTGTCCTTAGCCTACAAAGTCTTGACCAGCTCAGCACAGCCCAACCCTCTCCTCAGgaataagagaaaaacagaggaggagtggaagaggaagacagagatggGGCGAAGGCAAAGAGTCCAGGCggaaatggaaacaaatgaaactTGGGAAAAGAATAAAAGCCCTGCTCCTCTTTGTTCTCTCCCTCATCTTAAGTCCCCAAGAAGAATTTTCAAAGACTTCTTTGCACCTCTGGCTCCCAGAACAGCCTCAGGCAACTATGGGGAACTATTCTCCCATATTGGTTTCCCATATCCCCAGACCCCAAGTTCATGGTGCACCTGGGGCCATGGCTGTGGCAAAGCTTCAGCTGACACCGAGTCTGAGCCCTCAACTGATGGCACACCCAGGAAGGGTCAGCCTAAAGGCATTTGCTGCTCACTAGGGGAAGCCGGGGTTGAGGCAGAGACTTACAGTTTCCTCTGGATGCAACTTCTGAGCCAGGCCCGCCTTCCTAAAGGGACCACAGGACAAGCCGAGGGGGCTCCCTGCAGGGCTTCAGAACTGAGGGCTCTGAAGATGGTGTGGCTGCAGTCCTCTGCCATATTAGACTAGAGGATGCAGCAGTAACAAATATCCATCCCAATCTCAGTGGTTTAACacaataaaagtttgtttttcatGTGCACAAAGTCCAACATGAATAGGTGACTCTCCTTGGCAGCTTTCTTCCGCAGTGAGAGAGGGATTCAGGAGGCTGTTTCtatctagaattttttttgtgtgtgtgtgcttccaGCCACACAGATAGAAAAGAGCATGGAGAAGTCACACTTGCTCTTAACAATCTCAACCCAGAAGTGCCATGTCATTTCTGCTCAACTTTCCATGTGTCAAAGTAGTCACATGACCTCAGTCAtactgcaaaggaggctgggaaatgtagggGAACACACAGGTATTTTGTGAGCGCCGTCTGTGTTGCATGTGGGGATTTGACTCTTTGGGTGGCTTTATTTTACTTCCAGGAAATGGTTCTAACAGCAACCCCTGCTCAGAGACTTACCACGGGCCCTCCCCTCAGTCGGAGCCAGAGGTGGCTGCCATAGTGAACTTCATCACAGCCCATGGCAACTTCAAGGCTCTGATCTCCATCCACAGCTACTCTCAGATGCTCATGTACCCTTACGGCCGATCGCTGGAGCCCGTTTCAAATCAGAGGGAGTTGGTGAGACTGGCTGCTTAGGGCTTGGGGAGAAGAGACTGCTTCTCAGGAGAATCCACATCTGTCATACTCCCAGAGGGCTCAGGTTGTTACTCTGAATGCAAGGGTCTGGACTGATAGACCCCATGGTGCGGGGGTGGGGTAGGGAGAGCTTGCTGTTCTCACGTGTGATCAAGTTCAAAGCTGGAGATGCTGTGCTCCCTTCTCACAAGGGCCATCTCCACCTTCAACTTCCAGGACTGCTAAATCTATGCTTCTCACCAGGTGGTGAGGGTGGGGGAGTGTGTGGGAGCCCGGGGGAGCCCCTGCCTTTCACCCCGCCAATGTCATCTCGCAGTATGATCTTGCCAAGGATGCGGTGGAGGCCTTGTATAAGGTCCATGGGATCGAGTACATTTTTGGCAGCATCAGCACCACCCTCTGTGAGTGAGCCTCCCCTGGCCCTGCTTCAGACACCACATCCACCTGGGGTTGGCTGCAGGGCAGTGCCATGGATCTAGCTGGGCTGGCCCAAAGCTGCCTCCCACACTGGATAGAAGGGTGAACAGTGGTACCCAGGCAGGTGTTTCTTGGCAGCTTTTGTGCACAGCTCCCAGTGCCTGGCTTACTGCAAGGTTCCTAAGCCTAGTAGCCTGCAGGAGCTTTCTTTTTGCAGGAGTAGAGAATGGGCTGGGTTCACGGATGTGATCCCGTTTGAGGCCTGGGCAGGAAGCCTGCTGTggcctggggtgggtgggggtttGGCTCCCAGGGCTCACTTTCCGCCCAGGATGCCTCTGTACCTTGCAGCCACATCCCCTTCTTCCTTTTGGGGGCACATTTTGGACCTTTTGTTTCTAGATGTGGCCAGTGGGATCACCGTCGACTGGGCCTACGACAGTGGCATCAAGTACGCCTTCAGCTTTGAGCTCCGGGACACTGGGCACTATGGCTTCCTGCTGCCGGCCACACAGATCATCCCCACGGCCCAGGAGACATGGATGGCGCTTCGGACCATCATGGAGCACACCCTGAATCACCCTTACTAGCAGCACGACTGAGGGCAGGAGGCTCCATCCTTCTCCCCAAGGTCTGCGGCTCCTCCCGAAATCCAAGTTATGCATCCCCGTCCCCATGCCCTCATCCCGACCtcttagaaaataaatacaagtttGAACAGGCTTCGCTGCCTCTCATGTTGGCTACCACCCCTATGGGCTCAGCACTGACAAGGGGACGAGAGGCTGCTTCTCATTCCGCAGGGGAGCCTGAAATGTGGGGGAAGCCTCTTCACTCTCTAGGCTACCTTCAGGAAAATAAGGGGGTAGAGGCTGTAGCTTTTCTCCTCTTGCAGTATTTTCAGGGCCCGGAACAAAGAAGGCACACATCGTCCCagcatatttacattttaagatgCTCCTGGAGGGGACAGTGTTTGCTCTAAAAGAGCATTTCTGATGGGGGCATTTCTGCCACCTTGAGGGAAAGGTTGGCCCATACAGGCCACCTCTGCCTCGGTTGGCTTCACTTCCCATGCAGGGAGGGAGCAGAAGCACGTTTTGGAGGTTACCACTCACCCCACAACCCAACACGAATGAGTCATTGGCTTGTGACCTGCTCCCCCTGAGGTGTCCTCAAAGGCTCCCTTGGTCTTGGGAACACAGGGTCAGAGCTAGTCAGAGCCAGCACATCAAAGCTCCGCATATCTAGGAAGAAGAGCTTctcctcatcctcatcatcaGCGACACCATCCTGGTTGTCATCCCTGAGCTGTGTTAAGTAGGCACTTCCCCTAACAGAGTTAAAGGGGCACTTGTGAGATACTAATAAGGCTCCTTCCCCCAGTCCCAGGCTTCCTTGTACCTTTTGCCTCTTCATTCTGCCTGCTGCCTTCTGGGAAATGATGGGACTGGCAGGCTGTACTGGGCAGCAGGGATAGCAGGGCTGTTTGCTCTGCCCTCAGGAAGGCAGATAACCCCCAGAAACAGGAAGAGCCAAATGAGGTTGTGTAAGTCTGAGGCAGAAACATTAGTCATGAGAGCAAGACTTGCATTTGCAAGAGCCAggctgtgtatgtgtttgtgtgtgtgcgtgcgtgtgcatatgtgtgcacgtgtgtgtgcatgtgcgtgtgcgtgtctgtgtgtgtgtgtaaaactggATGGCCACGAGCCGACCCCTGGAGGGCATGGAGACAGGGAAGAAAATAgagtgaaacaaaaatatttgtgtaGAAGGCATAAACGTTACAATCACAGACTCCGCTGTGTAAAGGCGTAACTTGCTTTATTTATCTCTAGTGTGTATTAACTTAGCCTCCCTTTCCATTCAAACTGTGAAAGGAGATAGTGCTTGGGCCATTTGGTAGAAGAAGGGGATGGGAGATGATCAAAACCCCAAGTAAGGTTCATATCCAATATGGTGTCTAAGCAGCAAATGACTAATGGCTGAAGAAGGAGACTAGACGGATTAGAGGCAGCCATGGGGCTGGTGCAGCTGTGGAGAGCTCTGAGCAAAGAAACAAGGTTGGCAGGTGAGGAGGCCTAGGATAGAGGCCAGAAGGCCAAGCCTGGGGCTGTGCAGccagtggccatggtggcacagcGGGCACTGGCTGGGCATTGGCTGGGAATGCAGATGCCCAAGGCCAGCTGTGCCACATGGAAGCCCTGGGGAAGTGAGGGTAATTAACCCCTGAACAACCCAGGTCATCTTCAGGGGAACAGCCAGCAGCAGAGGAGGAGAAAATCTTGACTTTGGCTGAAGTTTCCcacaggagaattttttttttttttttttttttttttaaagctggaaTTGGTCTGAGTGAGCTAGAATTTCCAACCCAAAGTTTTCTGCTGCTAGTGGAAATTCGAGATCATGGGCTAAGTTAATATAAGCTAGAGGTAAATAAAGCAAGTTATACCTTTGCACAGTGGAGTCTGTGATTATAACTTTTATGCTgtctatacaaatatttttatttttatttcattctcttgggGAGGGTACTCCTGGTATTAATAAGTTCATTTTTTTAGATAGGAAAGCAAGGTTCGGAGATGTTTTAAAAGCCATACAAGGCCACATGGACAGAAAATCGTTGAGAAAGATTTGAACTTGGGTTTGTCGAACTCCAAAACCACTGTCACCATTTGTCCAAGCGTAGCCAGTGGCCCATCTGCAGCAGAATCCATGGAGACTTGTTTAACAGGAAGGGATTTGGTTCCATCTCCAGACTGAATTAGAATATCTGGGGGTAGACACcccaaatctgcatttttaccaaCTGCCCAAGGAGTTCTGAGGTATCTTCAAATACCCACTGATCCCtgttcctctgcctcccaggaagAATATATTCCAGTCTTCCGGGGGGAGTTGGGCCTTGGGTCTCCCCGCTCAGCCATTGTCCACTGGGGCTGGAGGTGGCTGCCACAGAGGAAGGCCAGTCATTCTCTAGAGTACTTCCTGGGGGCTGCCTTGGCTCTAGCCTAAAGGAGTGTGGTCTGCAGACCACAGGCAtcacatcacctgggagcttagTCCCAGCCCTACTAAATCCAAGTCTCTAGGGGGTGGAGCCTAGGAGATTTGAATGCCAAATTGGGGAAGAACTGGCCTAGGGGCAGGAGGCCTTGAGCTCTGATGAGCTTCCCAGTAACAGCCGAAATAAACTCTTTTCTAGCACTTACAATATTCCAGGCACAGTGCCAAGTGCATTAGGGGATTCAGCATGTCGCCTCCTCACAGCTCTCAGAGGCAGGACTATTACTGTCCTTATTTTCAGCCAAGGAAGTGACTCAGGCTCAGACAGGATGGTTGCTGAAAGGCACACAGGTCCTGAGTGGCAGGGTTGGGGCTGACCTGCAGGCTGCTAGCTCATCATCTGCCTTCAGAACCTGAACCCAACTCACGGCCAAGGCTCTGCAGGATCAGGGATGAGGAACTTGTTCTCACAGCCAGCTTGGCCAGATCTCTGTACAGCCATCAAGCTCACAAAAGTTGAGGCTGAAACTGCTGTCCAGATggaggtcttctttttttttttttttttttttggagacagagttttgttcttgttgcccatggtgtgatcttggctcctctgcctcccgggttcaagcaattctcctgcctcagccccccgagtagctgggattacaggcatgtgccaccacgcctggctaattttgtatttttagtagagacagggtttctccatgttggtcaggctggtctcgaactcccgacctcaggtaatctgccctcctcagcctcccaaagtgctgggattacaggcatgagccactgtgcccagccccagatgGAGGTCTTCTTAAAAGGCCCAAGGTGCTGCCCGGTGGCCCTGTCTACCTTTCCTGCCTTGTGCCAGTACCTCTTGCCTCCCTGCTCATCAGCTCCAACCTCACTGGCTCCTCTCAGGTCCCTCAACACCAATGTTCCTGCCCAGCAGCTTTGTGTATGCTGCTTTCCTGGAACATTCTTTTTTCCCTGTCTCCCTCTTCAATATCCTTTCCTCACAAGTCCTAGGACCTCCCACTGGAAGTAGATCTTCTCCTATTATTCTCTTTTCCAGgacttcatttatttccttcagaGCAATGCAATGATAATTAATAACTAATTGACTTCTTAGTCTACTGCTGTCTGTTGCCCCCATCATGTGCGAGCTACATGAGGGCAGGGGCCATGTGTGCGTTGCTCACTCTCTCTGCACCTGTCAGCACTGGGCATACAGAAGATTCTCTATATTTGTTAAAGGACTGTTTCTTCTCAGCCTAGTAAAATTAGGACTAGGTTTCACTCTATGTGGCTGAAGTCCACCTTACTGTGGCTTAACCAGATAGGGGTTTTATTTCTGTCATATAACAAGTAGTCATCTGAGGTGGGCAGTCCAGGGCTGGACAGTGACTCCTGGGTATACTGGGGACCCAGACCCTTCTGATCTCTTCTGCTTCACCATTCTGCTCTAGTTTGACCTCTACTTTCAAGATGGCTGCTCTACCTCCCTTGTGACGGAATTCCAGGCAGGAAGAGCAAGGGGCAAAGAAGTGAGCCAGCCAAGGTGGCGGGTCCAGAGACTTCGCCTTACACTATATTTGTTGAAACTGTCATGTGGCCATGCCTAGCTGCAAGGTAGGCTGGGAAATTGCTCTATAGCTGGGCATGTTGCTGCCCCAAAGAAAATTGCAGTTCTGTGggcaaggaggaaaggaagaacgGATACTTGGAAGGAGCCAGCAGAGTCTGCAGCAGCTTCTCTGAGGGGCAGGGAGGATCTGAAGGGGCCTCAGAACCCATTTCTTGCTCTAGTTTATCAAGGACTTAATCCTAAAGACATATAATTATCCAGATGTTTTAGCCCAACCCACTCATTTTTGCAGTTATGAAGACAGGGGCCTCTGGATCACAAGATTTGCGCAAGGCCCCATGTGAATTTAACAGCTGGGAGAAGACTAAAGCCAGGGGGGTGCTCTAGTCCCAGCCCCACTGCGGCTTCCTTCTGCCACAGATTGAGGGTCCACCCCTCTGGGTCTCCTCAGCAAGCCCAGAGAGATGATGGCGGGGGTTTAAGTTTATCAAATAAAAGCTCAAGATGTAGACGTGCAAGTTGTAGAGCTGTTACAGAAGAACCTCCTTTTTATAAACCCTGAAcgttttttctcccattttctgaaGTATATAATGCTAAACAGCAGCTCCGTTTTTCAACATACTGCTtgctggtggtttttttttttctttttccaacaaaCTGCTCTTTTTAGGTATGTTTTTTCATCCTTTACACCAGCAAAATTTATgagcatttatttaaaagaaaaaaagcattggaaaaactgaagagagaaagagcaatTCTACATATGGAAAGCTATAAAGAACCACAGCGAATGTGCTGCGGTtattgctttcttaaaaaaacaaaccaggcAGGCAGTTTGGAATGTGAGGGGCCTGTGTGAGGCCAGGCTGTCCGGGAGGCCGCAGGGGCTGGGCCCTGGCAGGGATCCAGGGAGTGCAGTGAGGGGCCCTTCACGTCCCGGTCCTCGTCCATGGCCCCTTTGACCACTCCAGCGAGAAACAGGGCCAGACAGAAAAAGACTTTACTGAGaacatttaatttaatgtaaaaatGCTCCTTTAGGAAAACAAGAAGGCCCAGGCAGCCGGTCAGCACAGGCTGGGAGAGAATGCAGCGAACATGGGGCCTGTCGGAGCTTCCCAGACTGGTGGTGGGAACCACACCAGCACAGAGTCAACAGCAGGCAGGGGAAGGCCTGCGGGGCTCCAGGGCCAGAGGCTAGGACGGGCAAGCCAGACCGGATTTGGGAAATGTGTTATCATTTCCAAGGACTATCCCAAGTACGTGGGGTAGGAGAACCTTGAAGGCCAAACAGGCTGCCTGGATTTGTCCTTCCGGACGCCTCCCCCGCCCATTATTTATTGCTGTCACTTTGTTGACGTTCCAGAGCCAGGCCTGGCTGCTGCGGCTCCCAGACCCCGTCCCAGGCATGTTGGGACACGGGCCGGCTGGGCTCTGTGGAATGTTCCCAGGCAGCAGGTCCACTTCCTGGGCTGCAGCCCTGGGTCCTGCTGATACCCCTTCTGTAGCAGACTTCTCCTGCCCTGTCCTCCAGCATGGCCTGCCCGTGTGGGACAGGCCTGCCCCACATCTCAAACTTGGGGGGCAAAAAATGTCCTTCTGTGGAGAGGGCCCCTGAAGGAGAACTCCAGCCTGCTTGGTTGACTGAGGTTCTTCCCTGAGCTTCTAGGACGTCCTTAGCGTGGGAATCCATTCCTTCTGGTCGTCCCTTACCAGGCTCTTGCTCCGGGGCCTGCAGTTCACCTCTTGCTCTCTTCTAACCAGCTCTGCCAAGCTCTGCGGCTCTCCCTCCACCTTCCTGCCCTGTCAGCCCACCTCTCTCAATTTCCCAAAGCATGGCTAGACCACGGGGTAACAGTTCCCACAACTTTACTTGGGATATGGAAGGAACAtacaatatagaaaataaaacatggaaGCTGGACGCTGGATGTCTCTGGTGTTGGAGCTGGTGGTTCATGTCCCGCCACGGGTCACCCCAATAGGCCTTCACTCTCCTTGACCCTCAGCCAGCTCCCACGCTGCTGGGGTGGCCCGTACCCCCTCCTACAGTGCGGACGCCCTCCAGGTGCTCCTGAAGCCTCTCAGGCTCCCGCCATCTTTCCTGATACCCGAGGTGCACCCCTGCCCAGTTTCTCTTAGTGGCAGTTCTCCATTCTGAGACTGGGGCTCTGTTCTCAACATTCCCTAAAGACCCTGGACACTGGGGGGCTTCTCTCTTCAGGGGACCCTTCCATCAGAGAAAAATTAGGCCTCTACTTCTAGAGAAAAAATACCACTAGCCACTTTAAAGTTTTGACAGCTCTGCAGCTTCAAAGCAAACACACCAATAGGCTCTGCTGGACACTCAGTTATAAAAGCAAAACTTAAGGAGGCCACTAACTGGACCTCatcctctcagcc
This window of the Pongo abelii isolate AG06213 chromosome 6, NHGRI_mPonAbe1-v2.0_pri, whole genome shotgun sequence genome carries:
- the CPA5 gene encoding carboxypeptidase A5 isoform X1, with the translated sequence MQGTPGGGTRPGPSPMDRRTLLVFSFILAAALGQMNFTGDQVLRVLAKDEKQLSLLRDLEGLKPQKVDFWRGPARPSLPVDMRVPFSELKDIKAYLESHGLAYSIMIKDIQVLLDEEREAMAKSRRLERSTSSFSYSSYHTLEEIYSWIDNFVMEHSDIVSKIQIGNSFENRSILVLKFSTGGSRHPAIWIDTGIHSREWITHATGIWTANKIVSDYGKDRVLTDILNAMDIFIELVTNPDGFAFTHSMNRLWRKNKSIRPGIFCIGVDLNRNWKSGFGGNGSNSNPCSETYHGPSPQSEPEVAAIVNFITAHGNFKALISIHSYSQMLMYPYGRSLEPVSNQRELYDLAKDAVEALYKVHGIEYIFGSISTTLYVASGITVDWAYDSGIKYAFSFELRDTGHYGFLLPATQIIPTAQETWMALRTIMEHTLNHPY
- the CPA5 gene encoding carboxypeptidase A5 isoform X2 — its product is MQGTPGGGTRPGPSPMDRRTLLVFSFILAAALGQMNFTGDQVLRVLAKDEKQLSLLRDLEGLKPQKVDFWRGPARPSLPVDMRVPFSELKDIKAYLESHGLAYSIMIKDIQVLLDEEREAMAKSRRLERSTSSFSYSSYHTLEEIYSWIDNFVMEHSDIVSKIQIGNSFENRSILVLKFSTGGSRHPAIWIDTGIHSREWITHATGIWTANKIVSDYGKDRVLTDILNAMDIFIELVTNPDGFAFTHSMNRLWRKNKSIRPGIFCIGVDLNRNWKSGFGGNGSNSNPCSETYHGPSPQSEPEVAAIVNFITAHGNFKALISIHSYSQMLMYPYGRSLEPVSNQRELMWPVGSPSTGPTTVASSTPSALSSGTLGTMASCCRPHRSSPRPRRHGWRFGPSWSTP
- the CPA5 gene encoding carboxypeptidase A5 isoform X3 — translated: MQGTPGGGTRPGPSPMDRRTLLVFSFILAAALGQMNFTGDQVLRVLAKDEKQLSLLRDLEGLKPQKVDFWRGPARPSLPVDMRVPFSELKDIKAYLESHGLAYSIMIKDIQVLLDEEREAMAKSRRLERSTSSFSYSSYHTLEEIYSWIDNFVMEHSDIVSKIQIGNSFENRSILVLKFSTGGSRHPAIWIDTGIHSREWITHATGIWTANKIVSDYGKDRVLTDILNAMDIFIELVTNPDGFAFTHSMNRLWRKNKSIRPGIFCIGVDLNRNWKSGFGATLRCSCTLTADRWSPFQIRGSCMILPRMRWRPCIRSMGSSTFLAASAPPSMWPVGSPSTGPTTVASSTPSALSSGTLGTMASCCRPHRSSPRPRRHGWRFGPSWSTP